One part of the Streptomyces sp. NBC_00286 genome encodes these proteins:
- a CDS encoding LacI family DNA-binding transcriptional regulator, which produces MARATLESVARHASVSMQTVSNVINAPHRVRPETRARVQAAIEELNYRPNQASRTLRTRRSRLIGARIEPPRDGVNGAVLAQFLQSLTARTQEAGYRIVVFTATDDDHECSLYEQLLDDHDLDAFVLHATHVGDRRTEWLAERRVPFVTFGRPWGAEPEAPERHGWVDVDGAQGTLAATRHLIESGHQRIAFLGWPESLEVGDDRRSGWSSLLAVSGIDTPAGYDMGVPDGLDTGREAAAAMLDLPTPPTAIVCASDSLALGAWTEITARGLRPGVDVAVVGFDDSPTAAVVGLSSVAQPYDEAAAACLRMLQELLAAPEPPAKPPTPVLLPPRLVVRASG; this is translated from the coding sequence ATGGCGCGAGCAACACTCGAAAGCGTGGCGCGGCATGCCTCTGTGTCGATGCAGACGGTGTCCAACGTCATCAACGCGCCTCATCGGGTGCGCCCGGAGACCCGTGCCCGCGTGCAGGCCGCCATCGAGGAACTCAACTACCGCCCGAACCAGGCTTCCCGAACGCTGCGGACCCGGCGTTCACGTCTGATCGGCGCCCGCATCGAGCCGCCGCGCGACGGCGTCAACGGCGCCGTCCTCGCCCAGTTCCTCCAGTCGCTGACCGCCCGTACCCAGGAGGCCGGCTACCGGATCGTGGTGTTCACGGCCACCGACGACGACCACGAATGCTCCCTGTACGAACAGCTTCTCGACGACCACGACCTCGACGCCTTCGTCCTGCACGCCACCCACGTCGGCGACCGCCGGACGGAATGGCTCGCAGAGCGCCGGGTGCCGTTCGTGACCTTCGGCCGGCCCTGGGGAGCTGAACCCGAAGCCCCCGAGCGGCACGGCTGGGTCGATGTCGACGGCGCGCAAGGGACCCTTGCCGCGACCCGGCACCTCATCGAGAGCGGCCACCAGCGGATCGCCTTCCTCGGTTGGCCGGAGAGTTTAGAGGTCGGTGACGACCGGCGCAGCGGCTGGTCCTCCCTGCTCGCCGTGTCCGGAATCGACACTCCCGCCGGCTACGACATGGGCGTCCCCGACGGGCTCGACACCGGCCGCGAGGCCGCCGCGGCGATGCTCGACCTGCCCACTCCGCCGACCGCGATCGTCTGCGCGAGCGACTCGCTGGCCCTCGGGGCCTGGACCGAGATCACCGCGCGTGGACTGCGCCCCGGGGTCGATGTCGCGGTGGTCGGTTTCGACGACTCCCCGACCGCGGCGGTCGTCGGCCTGAGCAGCGTGGCGCAGCCGTACGACGAGGCCGCCGCCGCCTGCCTGCGGATGCTCCAGGAACTGCTGGCGGCTCCCGAACCACCGGCCAAGCCGCCCACTCCTGTCCTGCTGCCGCCCCGGCTCGTCGTCCGGGCGAGCGGCTGA
- a CDS encoding sugar ABC transporter substrate-binding protein, with product MTNPRIRWAVGAVALMSLSLSACGSGFDDTGEADDQASAGPASIKVLIASSGDAETKAVKDAAQTWAGKSGNKATVTQAQEITQQLGQGFASNNPPDVFYVDAGRLATYASAGNLEPYGDDFPGKDDFYPALRQAFTYDGKLYCAPKDFSTLALQINTAAWSKAGLTEADYPTTWEELAAVAKKLTTGKQVGLALGDTRDRIGAFMVQAGGWVTNKDSTKVTADSPENLEALKFVRSLLADGSAKYPKQLDSGWPGEAFGKQKAAMTIEGNWIAGAMKNDYPDVKYTTVPLPAGPKGKGTLAFTQCWGIAAKSKNKAAALDFVKAMTAKDNQLAFAQVIGVMPSLQSAEADYIAKSPQDKPYIDGAAYAQAPVNVAKIDQVLADFDTGLQGLPKGDPAQILARLQKNAQAVVGD from the coding sequence ATGACTAATCCGCGTATACGCTGGGCAGTTGGCGCCGTCGCGCTGATGTCGCTGAGCCTGTCGGCCTGCGGCAGCGGGTTCGACGACACCGGCGAAGCCGACGACCAGGCGTCGGCCGGACCCGCCTCGATCAAGGTCCTCATCGCTTCCAGCGGCGACGCCGAGACGAAGGCCGTCAAGGACGCCGCCCAGACATGGGCGGGCAAGTCCGGCAACAAGGCGACCGTCACCCAGGCCCAGGAGATCACCCAGCAGCTCGGACAGGGCTTCGCCTCGAACAACCCGCCGGACGTCTTCTACGTCGATGCCGGCCGACTCGCCACGTACGCAAGCGCGGGCAATCTCGAACCGTACGGCGACGATTTCCCGGGGAAGGACGACTTCTACCCCGCTCTGCGCCAGGCCTTCACCTATGACGGCAAGCTCTACTGCGCCCCCAAGGACTTCTCCACGCTCGCCCTGCAGATCAACACCGCGGCGTGGTCGAAGGCCGGCCTGACCGAGGCCGACTATCCCACCACCTGGGAGGAACTGGCGGCCGTGGCGAAGAAGTTGACCACGGGCAAGCAGGTCGGCCTCGCGCTCGGCGACACCCGCGACCGGATCGGTGCCTTCATGGTGCAGGCCGGCGGATGGGTGACGAACAAGGACTCCACCAAGGTCACCGCGGACTCCCCGGAGAACCTCGAGGCGCTGAAGTTCGTCCGGTCGCTGCTCGCCGACGGCTCGGCCAAGTACCCCAAGCAGCTTGACTCCGGCTGGCCGGGCGAGGCCTTCGGGAAGCAGAAGGCCGCCATGACGATCGAGGGCAACTGGATCGCCGGCGCCATGAAGAACGACTACCCGGACGTCAAGTACACGACCGTTCCGCTGCCGGCCGGGCCCAAGGGCAAGGGCACGCTCGCCTTCACCCAGTGCTGGGGCATCGCGGCGAAGAGCAAGAACAAGGCCGCGGCCCTCGACTTCGTCAAGGCCATGACCGCGAAGGACAACCAGCTGGCCTTCGCCCAGGTGATCGGCGTGATGCCGTCCCTGCAGTCCGCCGAGGCCGACTACATCGCCAAGTCCCCGCAGGACAAGCCCTACATCGACGGTGCCGCGTACGCCCAGGCCCCGGTGAACGTCGCGAAGATCGACCAGGTGCTCGCCGACTTCGACACCGGTCTTCAGGGGCTGCCCAAGGGCGACCCGGCGCAGATCCTGGCGCGGCTCCAGAAGAACGCCCAGGCAGTCGTAGGCGACTAG
- a CDS encoding carbohydrate ABC transporter permease, with product MSQPNPGPAQGPGTGPATANSRAGTTQTPAASPALRGPRKDTGPDTAKAGGGAGGGRRTRALRGGIRGREGLAGWLFVSPVVAVLGLFLVVPILMALWVSVSDWNGQGSPFSSGVDFVGTDNYKPLVTESGLAQSDFMMSLRNNAYYVFFVVPLQTALALGLALLVNGKRLKGKGFFRTAYYFPAVTSSVAISVVFLFIFSSSGVVNALLEKIGVEGPAWFADPRGIIHLALDALGMNTDAPPSALADTTIGGLSLWDWISGPSVAMTAIITLVVWTTAGTFMLMFLAALQDIPLEVEEAAEIDGTGRWQRFRHVTLPMLKPTLFLVLTLGLIGTWQVFDQIYVMSEGNPAKTTLTPAFLSYQSSFINNEWGQGSAIAFILFAIIVAMTLLQRFVLRDKDEARAQAATRRAAKAARSGSGPTAGAA from the coding sequence ATGAGCCAACCGAACCCCGGGCCCGCACAGGGCCCGGGCACCGGCCCGGCAACGGCCAACAGCCGGGCAGGCACCACCCAGACCCCCGCCGCGTCACCCGCGCTACGTGGACCGCGTAAGGACACCGGCCCGGACACCGCCAAGGCCGGTGGAGGAGCCGGTGGAGGCCGCCGCACCCGCGCCCTCCGCGGCGGCATCCGAGGCCGCGAAGGCCTCGCCGGCTGGCTGTTCGTGTCACCCGTCGTCGCCGTGCTCGGACTTTTCCTGGTCGTACCGATCCTCATGGCGCTCTGGGTGAGCGTGTCCGACTGGAACGGCCAGGGCAGCCCCTTCTCGTCAGGCGTGGACTTCGTCGGTACGGACAACTACAAGCCGCTGGTCACCGAATCAGGCCTGGCGCAGAGCGACTTCATGATGAGCCTGCGCAACAACGCCTACTACGTCTTCTTCGTCGTCCCGCTGCAGACCGCGCTCGCCCTGGGCCTGGCGCTCCTGGTCAACGGGAAACGGCTGAAGGGCAAAGGATTCTTCCGCACCGCGTACTACTTCCCGGCGGTGACGAGCTCGGTCGCGATCTCGGTCGTCTTCCTGTTCATCTTCTCCTCCAGCGGCGTCGTCAACGCCCTGCTGGAGAAGATCGGCGTCGAGGGACCGGCCTGGTTCGCCGATCCCCGCGGCATCATCCATCTCGCCCTCGACGCCCTCGGCATGAACACCGACGCGCCACCCTCCGCCCTCGCCGACACCACCATCGGTGGTCTGTCCCTGTGGGACTGGATCTCCGGCCCCAGCGTCGCCATGACCGCGATCATCACGCTCGTCGTGTGGACGACGGCAGGCACGTTCATGCTCATGTTCCTCGCCGCACTGCAGGACATACCCCTCGAGGTCGAGGAGGCCGCCGAGATCGACGGCACCGGGCGCTGGCAGCGGTTCCGTCACGTCACGCTGCCCATGCTCAAGCCGACGCTCTTCCTCGTCCTGACCCTCGGACTCATCGGCACCTGGCAGGTCTTCGACCAGATCTACGTCATGTCCGAGGGCAACCCGGCGAAGACGACGCTGACGCCCGCGTTCCTGTCGTACCAGTCCTCGTTCATCAACAACGAGTGGGGGCAGGGCAGCGCCATCGCCTTCATCCTCTTCGCGATCATCGTCGCGATGACGCTGCTGCAGCGGTTCGTCCTGCGCGACAAGGACGAGGCCCGCGCCCAGGCCGCCACCCGGCGCGCGGCAAAAGCGGCACGCTCCGGCTCCGGCCCGACGGCGGGGGCGGCCTGA
- a CDS encoding carbohydrate ABC transporter permease, giving the protein MSTQPKLADADTAAHADDNPATRPDGKRTRRRSGLTRALGYTALLVIALAYIYPFLIQLATSFKTDADATGNPLSLWPDPFTTAAFSRLAEADYPRWFANSVVVALLVTAGRVFFDSLAGYALARLRFRGRGALFAAVIAVMAVPGVVLLIPKFLVLNQIGMYDSYSGMIVPLLADAAGVFIMKQFFESIPVSVEEAARIDGASTFRTFWSVVLPMAKPALITLTILSFQGSWNELPHFIVSRQSPELNTLTSGVASLVSGQFGSGNQYPLKLAATLLMTIPVALVFFAFQRHFVRGGTAGATKG; this is encoded by the coding sequence ATGAGCACACAACCCAAGCTCGCCGACGCAGACACCGCAGCGCACGCGGACGACAATCCCGCAACCCGCCCCGACGGCAAACGCACACGCCGCCGCAGCGGCCTCACCCGCGCGCTCGGCTACACCGCCCTCCTCGTCATCGCGCTGGCCTACATCTACCCCTTCCTCATCCAACTCGCGACGAGCTTCAAGACCGACGCGGACGCGACCGGCAACCCGCTGTCGCTGTGGCCCGACCCCTTCACGACAGCGGCCTTCAGCCGGCTCGCCGAGGCGGACTACCCGCGCTGGTTCGCCAACTCCGTCGTCGTCGCACTCCTCGTCACCGCGGGCCGTGTGTTCTTCGACTCCCTCGCCGGATACGCACTGGCCCGGCTGCGCTTCCGCGGCAGGGGCGCACTGTTCGCCGCCGTCATCGCGGTCATGGCCGTGCCCGGCGTCGTCCTGCTCATCCCGAAATTCCTCGTCCTCAACCAGATCGGGATGTACGACTCCTACTCGGGCATGATCGTGCCGCTTCTCGCCGACGCCGCGGGGGTGTTCATCATGAAGCAGTTCTTCGAGTCGATCCCCGTCAGCGTCGAGGAAGCAGCCCGAATAGACGGCGCGAGCACCTTCCGGACCTTCTGGTCCGTCGTGCTGCCGATGGCCAAGCCGGCCCTCATCACCCTGACCATCCTGTCGTTCCAGGGATCATGGAACGAACTCCCGCACTTCATCGTGTCCCGGCAGAGCCCGGAACTGAACACCCTCACATCCGGAGTCGCCTCACTCGTCTCCGGCCAGTTCGGCTCGGGCAACCAGTACCCGCTCAAGCTCGCCGCGACCCTGCTCATGACCATCCCCGTGGCCCTGGTCTTCTTCGCCTTCCAGCGGCACTTCGTCCGCGGCGGCACGGCAGGCGCGACCAAGGGGTAG
- a CDS encoding glycoside hydrolase family 13 protein produces the protein MSDPTRTNDSWWRSAVIYQVYIRSFADGDGDGTGDIAGLRSRLQYLSYLGVDAIWINPWYPSPLTDGGYDVSDYRDIHPTYGTLDEARKLITEAHELGLRVILDIVPNHTSDQHAWFQKALAAAPGSPERDRFIFRDGKGEDGSEPPTDWHAAFGGPTWTRTPDGQWYLHLFAPEQPDLNWDNGEVRAEFESILRFWFDLGVDGFRIDVAHGMVKDPALPDLGLTEFSVLADEGQENHPHWDRDGVHDIFRGWRVIADSYPDPRAFVAEANVRPGRMPDYLRPDELHTAFNFDFLRCALEADRLRQVIDRTITDLAKVGAPATWVLSNHDEARHVTRYGRAHTGVTTPMRDQGHPTDLTLGTRRARAAALLMLALPGGAYIYQGEELGLYEVEDLPESALQDPTWERSGHTVRGRDGCRVPLPWTGDTPPFGFSTYGSATPWLPQPDDWKSYTAEANQADRTSMLQLYRSALRLRRTNPNLRGEEFRWLDSPAGTLLFERGNGLLCAVNLTDQPIPFPDASSPLIASGPLSKDGMLPPDTTVLLHLD, from the coding sequence ATGAGCGACCCGACCCGCACGAACGACTCCTGGTGGCGCTCCGCGGTCATCTACCAGGTGTACATACGCAGCTTCGCCGACGGCGACGGTGACGGAACCGGCGACATCGCCGGTCTCCGTTCCCGCCTGCAGTACCTGTCCTACCTCGGCGTCGACGCGATCTGGATCAACCCCTGGTACCCGTCCCCGTTGACCGACGGCGGCTACGACGTCTCCGACTACCGCGACATCCACCCCACGTACGGCACCCTCGACGAGGCACGCAAGCTGATCACCGAGGCCCACGAGCTGGGCCTGCGGGTGATCCTGGACATCGTCCCGAACCACACCTCCGACCAACACGCCTGGTTCCAGAAGGCATTGGCGGCGGCGCCCGGCTCCCCGGAACGAGACCGGTTCATCTTCCGTGACGGGAAAGGGGAAGACGGCAGCGAGCCCCCGACCGACTGGCACGCGGCCTTCGGCGGCCCCACCTGGACCCGCACGCCGGACGGCCAGTGGTACCTCCACCTCTTCGCCCCCGAACAGCCCGACCTCAACTGGGACAACGGCGAAGTCCGAGCCGAGTTCGAGTCGATCCTGCGCTTCTGGTTCGACCTGGGCGTCGACGGCTTCCGCATCGACGTCGCCCATGGCATGGTCAAGGACCCGGCACTCCCGGACCTGGGCCTGACGGAGTTCTCCGTCCTCGCCGACGAGGGCCAGGAGAACCACCCGCACTGGGACCGCGACGGCGTCCACGACATCTTCCGCGGCTGGCGCGTCATCGCCGACAGCTACCCCGACCCCCGCGCCTTCGTCGCCGAGGCCAACGTGCGCCCCGGCCGCATGCCCGACTACCTCCGCCCCGACGAACTCCACACCGCCTTCAACTTCGACTTCCTGAGATGCGCCCTGGAAGCGGACAGGTTGAGGCAGGTGATCGACCGCACGATCACCGACCTGGCGAAGGTCGGCGCCCCCGCCACCTGGGTGCTGTCCAACCACGACGAAGCCCGCCACGTCACCCGCTACGGCCGCGCCCACACCGGCGTCACCACCCCGATGCGCGACCAGGGCCACCCCACCGACCTCACCCTCGGCACCCGCCGCGCCCGAGCGGCGGCCCTGCTGATGCTCGCCCTGCCCGGAGGCGCGTACATCTACCAGGGCGAGGAACTGGGCCTGTACGAGGTCGAAGACCTCCCCGAGTCGGCCCTCCAGGACCCCACCTGGGAACGCTCCGGCCACACGGTCCGAGGCCGCGACGGCTGCCGCGTCCCCCTCCCCTGGACCGGCGACACCCCGCCCTTCGGCTTCAGCACGTACGGGTCGGCCACGCCCTGGCTTCCCCAGCCCGACGACTGGAAGTCCTACACCGCCGAAGCCAACCAGGCCGACCGCACCTCCATGCTCCAGCTCTACCGCTCCGCCCTGCGCCTGCGCCGCACCAACCCCAACCTGCGGGGAGAGGAGTTCCGCTGGCTGGACAGCCCGGCCGGCACACTCCTCTTCGAACGCGGCAACGGCCTGCTGTGCGCGGTCAACCTCACCGACCAGCCGATCCCGTTCCCCGACGCCAGCAGCCCCCTCATCGCGTCAGGACCGCTGAGCAAGGACGGGATGCTGCCGCCGGACACCACGGTCCTGCTGCATCTGGACTGA
- a CDS encoding class I SAM-dependent methyltransferase, whose product MVDATFGHPRLAAIYDPLDPDRSDLDAYLAMAEEFGARSVLDIGCGTGVFALLLAERGITVTGIDPARASVDVARGKPGAERVRWLDGDAGDLPPMQVDLVTMTGNVAQAIADPQAWRTTLRGAYEALRPGGRLVFETRDPAQRVWEEWAEWTRETTYRVTDIPGVGHVETWAELTDVSLPLVSFRGTHVFAADGDVLTSESTLRFRERAEIERDLHEHGFVVEDVRDAPDRPGREFVFVTRRGTAGPVPPGMP is encoded by the coding sequence ATGGTTGACGCAACTTTCGGGCATCCGCGCCTCGCCGCCATCTACGACCCGCTCGATCCGGACCGCAGCGATCTCGACGCGTATCTCGCGATGGCGGAGGAGTTCGGGGCGCGGTCCGTGCTGGACATCGGGTGCGGTACGGGCGTGTTCGCGCTGCTGCTCGCCGAGCGCGGGATTACGGTCACCGGGATCGATCCCGCGCGGGCGTCCGTCGACGTCGCGCGTGGCAAGCCGGGCGCGGAGCGGGTGCGCTGGCTCGACGGCGACGCGGGGGACCTGCCGCCCATGCAGGTCGACCTGGTGACGATGACCGGGAACGTCGCCCAGGCGATCGCCGATCCGCAGGCGTGGCGTACGACGCTGCGCGGCGCGTACGAGGCGCTGCGGCCCGGCGGGCGGCTTGTCTTCGAGACGCGCGATCCGGCGCAGCGCGTGTGGGAGGAGTGGGCGGAGTGGACGCGCGAGACCACGTACCGCGTGACGGACATCCCGGGCGTCGGCCACGTCGAGACCTGGGCCGAGCTGACGGACGTGAGCCTGCCGCTGGTGAGCTTCCGGGGTACGCACGTGTTCGCTGCGGACGGGGACGTACTGACCTCGGAATCGACACTGCGCTTCCGCGAACGTGCGGAGATCGAGCGGGACTTGCACGAGCACGGCTTCGTCGTCGAGGACGTACGCGACGCACCCGACCGGCCGGGCAGGGAGTTCGTGTTCGTGACACGGCGCGGTACCGCAGGGCCCGTCCCTCCCGGAATGCCCTAG
- a CDS encoding diacylglycerol/lipid kinase family protein produces the protein MGRHGGNTRGAGEAGAAAVREDSAGRARLAVLALLGSILVPLVAAGLRSVLWALVGIAGLALAAVGVWWTLAHTGGLRALGAALSLAAPLAVLALFATYGMLGPALVSLALWLLAVTAARTALAPGHTASEQAVTEAPRAPWVLMNPRSGGGKVGRFDLVEKARAAGCRVVLLDVGRHQDVTELARQAVTEGADLLAVAGGDGTQALVAEVAAHHDLPFVVIPAGTRNHFALDLGLDRDDPAAALEALTHGVELRIDLGYAADRVFVNNASFGTYASVVTDPAYRDAKARTTLRTLPGLLTGEDAPRLRARADQTYVDGLQALLVSNNPYGRAVDAAHPGRRERLDSGLLGVVCVRVAGTAQAARMVRGPRSGGLIRLSAGEVVVEADTDALPVGIDGEHVVLPSPVVCRSAPGALRVRVPRRRPGTPQAGGTAADWPRVARLALGRLFPGREERPSPSPRC, from the coding sequence GTGGGACGACACGGCGGGAACACGAGGGGGGCTGGAGAGGCAGGTGCCGCGGCCGTACGCGAAGACAGCGCCGGACGGGCTCGTCTCGCCGTGCTCGCCCTGCTGGGCAGCATCCTGGTGCCGCTCGTCGCCGCCGGTCTGCGGAGCGTGCTGTGGGCCCTGGTCGGCATCGCCGGACTGGCGCTCGCCGCCGTCGGGGTGTGGTGGACCCTGGCGCACACCGGTGGGCTGCGTGCCCTGGGCGCGGCCCTGTCGCTGGCCGCGCCGCTCGCTGTCCTCGCCCTGTTTGCCACGTACGGCATGCTGGGGCCGGCCTTGGTGTCCCTGGCCCTGTGGCTGCTGGCCGTCACGGCGGCACGTACGGCCCTGGCACCTGGTCACACCGCCTCCGAACAGGCTGTCACCGAGGCGCCCCGCGCCCCCTGGGTCCTCATGAATCCGCGCTCCGGCGGCGGCAAGGTGGGTCGTTTCGATCTGGTGGAGAAGGCCCGGGCGGCGGGCTGCCGTGTCGTCCTGCTCGACGTGGGCCGGCACCAGGACGTCACCGAGCTGGCCCGGCAGGCCGTCACCGAGGGAGCCGATCTGCTGGCGGTGGCGGGCGGCGACGGCACCCAGGCGCTGGTGGCCGAGGTCGCCGCGCACCACGACCTTCCCTTCGTGGTGATTCCCGCCGGTACGCGCAACCACTTCGCCCTCGATCTCGGCCTAGACCGTGACGATCCGGCGGCCGCCCTGGAAGCTCTGACCCACGGCGTCGAACTCCGCATCGACCTCGGGTACGCCGCGGACCGCGTCTTCGTCAACAACGCCTCGTTCGGCACGTACGCGTCCGTCGTCACCGACCCCGCGTACCGGGACGCCAAAGCCCGCACGACCCTGCGCACCCTTCCCGGCCTCCTCACCGGCGAGGACGCGCCCAGGCTGCGGGCGCGGGCCGACCAGACATACGTCGATGGACTTCAGGCGCTGCTCGTCAGCAACAATCCCTACGGCCGTGCCGTCGACGCGGCGCATCCGGGGCGCAGGGAGCGGCTGGACTCGGGGCTCCTCGGCGTGGTGTGCGTGCGGGTCGCCGGCACCGCCCAGGCGGCGCGCATGGTGCGCGGTCCGCGCTCCGGGGGGCTCATCCGGCTGAGCGCCGGGGAAGTCGTCGTCGAAGCCGACACGGACGCCCTCCCGGTCGGCATCGACGGGGAACACGTCGTTCTGCCGTCACCCGTCGTGTGCCGCAGCGCGCCCGGGGCACTCCGGGTCCGCGTGCCACGCCGTCGCCCCGGCACGCCACAGGCGGGCGGGACGGCGGCCGACTGGCCGCGCGTGGCACGGCTGGCGCTGGGCCGTCTGTTCCCGGGCCGGGAAGAACGGCCGTCACCCTCGCCTCGCTGCTGA
- a CDS encoding DUF7144 family membrane protein produces the protein MTATHTRPEPTAKQEWATGLTVFAAVMLFLVGLLDIFRGIMAIAEDDIFVTTRQYVFEFDLTGWGWVHLALGAVAVIVSVGLLKVSVWGRVAGVAIAGLVIIANFLSLPYYPVWSIVMIALSGFIIWALCVVQRDNLFDLSEERPLSEERPPHKV, from the coding sequence ATGACCGCAACACACACCCGGCCGGAACCTACGGCCAAGCAGGAATGGGCAACCGGCCTGACGGTCTTCGCGGCCGTGATGCTCTTCCTCGTCGGCCTGCTCGACATCTTCCGGGGCATCATGGCCATCGCCGAGGACGACATCTTCGTCACGACGCGCCAGTACGTGTTCGAGTTCGACCTGACCGGCTGGGGCTGGGTCCACCTCGCTCTGGGCGCGGTCGCCGTGATCGTCAGCGTCGGGCTGCTCAAGGTCTCGGTGTGGGGGCGTGTCGCCGGCGTGGCCATCGCCGGACTCGTCATCATCGCCAACTTCCTCTCCCTGCCGTACTACCCGGTGTGGTCGATCGTGATGATCGCGCTCTCGGGCTTCATCATCTGGGCCCTGTGTGTGGTCCAGCGCGACAACCTCTTCGATCTGTCCGAGGAGCGCCCACTGTCCGAGGAGCGCCCGCCGCACAAGGTGTGA
- a CDS encoding SHOCT domain-containing protein has protein sequence MSAQTYLAYDYPLLSIFWSMLLFFLWIMWFILLFRVVVDIFRDDAMSGWAKAGWLVLTILLPFLGVFVYVIARGKNMGRREIAQARAQQEAFDAHIREAAGGTGRPSSADELAKLSEIRARGDITDEEFRRAKELVLTGHGPAEHAGSTARTPGR, from the coding sequence ATGAGCGCGCAGACGTACCTGGCGTACGACTACCCCTTGCTGAGCATCTTCTGGAGCATGCTCCTGTTCTTCCTGTGGATCATGTGGTTCATCCTGCTCTTCCGCGTCGTCGTCGACATCTTCCGCGACGACGCGATGAGCGGGTGGGCGAAAGCCGGCTGGCTGGTGCTCACCATCCTGCTGCCCTTCCTGGGCGTCTTCGTCTACGTGATCGCCCGCGGCAAGAACATGGGCCGCCGCGAAATAGCGCAGGCCCGAGCACAGCAGGAAGCCTTCGACGCCCACATCAGGGAGGCCGCAGGCGGCACGGGCCGACCCAGCAGCGCCGACGAACTCGCCAAGCTGTCCGAGATCCGCGCACGCGGCGACATCACCGACGAGGAGTTCCGCAGGGCCAAGGAACTGGTCCTGACCGGCCACGGCCCGGCGGAGCACGCCGGCTCCACCGCCCGCACCCCCGGTCGCTGA
- a CDS encoding YhjD/YihY/BrkB family envelope integrity protein has translation MARKSRPAPASRRRTAVERALASLRSGPMARLLPRLSALNVVEGSVRLAAQAFITALPLLMTVAAFAPQGVQDLLSDSLRAVLGVRGDTLDEVRRAFTATGTPRDAVGAVGVVVTLVSATAFSRALQAVCERCWHLPRTPVRAAVWRWLLWLLVWLGVLLIQAPLRSGFGGGAVIGGMLSLLSATLLWWWSQHLLLGGRIGWRNLLPGALLAGTGTVGLSWAAGLFVPTAMERSLQEFGPLGPVFTFLSWLIAVFLVAVSGLALGQYVASSDWYRTAAVPRRTRAEP, from the coding sequence ATGGCGAGAAAATCCCGCCCCGCCCCGGCGTCCCGCAGGCGCACGGCGGTGGAGCGGGCCCTGGCGAGCCTGCGGTCCGGTCCGATGGCCCGGCTGCTTCCCCGCCTGTCGGCGCTCAACGTCGTGGAGGGCTCCGTGAGGCTGGCCGCGCAGGCCTTCATCACCGCGCTCCCGCTGCTGATGACCGTCGCGGCGTTCGCCCCCCAAGGGGTGCAGGACCTACTGAGCGACTCCCTCCGTGCGGTTCTGGGGGTGCGCGGCGACACGCTCGACGAGGTACGCCGTGCCTTCACCGCCACCGGCACACCACGGGACGCCGTCGGAGCTGTGGGCGTGGTGGTGACCCTCGTGTCCGCCACGGCCTTCAGCCGGGCGCTTCAGGCGGTCTGCGAACGGTGCTGGCACCTGCCCCGGACACCGGTGCGGGCCGCGGTCTGGCGCTGGCTGCTCTGGCTGCTCGTCTGGCTGGGCGTCCTCCTGATCCAGGCACCGCTGCGCAGCGGGTTCGGCGGCGGCGCGGTGATCGGAGGGATGCTGTCCCTGCTGTCGGCGACGCTGCTGTGGTGGTGGTCCCAGCATCTGTTGCTGGGCGGCAGGATCGGCTGGCGGAACCTGCTGCCGGGAGCGCTGCTCGCGGGCACGGGCACGGTCGGGCTGAGCTGGGCCGCCGGCCTGTTCGTGCCCACGGCCATGGAGCGCAGTCTGCAGGAGTTCGGCCCGCTGGGGCCCGTCTTCACGTTCCTCTCCTGGTTGATCGCCGTGTTCCTGGTGGCCGTCTCGGGCCTCGCCCTCGGCCAGTACGTCGCCTCCTCCGACTGGTACCGGACAGCCGCCGTCCCCCGCCGTACGCGGGCCGAACCCTGA